The genomic DNA AGAGGTTATCAATTTGAAAAATACATATAAATCCAAATTCAGCTTGCGTAAGTTTACATTGTTTGTGTCGCTGTTCGCATTGATTACACTCGCCGCCTGCACGGATTCAACCAATTCGACTAATGTCTCATCTGAAGAGGAAAACGAAGTGGGACAAACAACAAAAACAGATGAAAAATTTGACCAAATCGAGAATGAGTTTAATGCTCGGCTCAGTGTCTATGCGATTGATACTGGTTCGAATCAGACCATCGAATATCGACCAGATGAACGTTTCGCTTTTGCATCCACCTACAAGGCATTGGCCGCTGCTATCGTATTACAGCAGAATACTATGGAAGAGCTTAAGGAAGTCATCACCTATACCAAGGATGATTTGGTTCCCTATTCTCCAATTACCAAGAAACACGTTGATACCGGGATGGCCCTTTTGAAACTTGCCGAGGCGGCAGTTCGGTCCAGTGACAACACCGCAGGGAACCTCTTACTTAAGGCACTAGGAGGTCCTGACGGATTTGAACAAGCCTTAAGGCAAATCGGCGATAACGTTACCCAAGCGGATCGATACGAACCCAATTTGAATGAATTTACCCCGGGAGATACTCGTGACACTAGCACACCGAAAGTTCTTGCCACCGACCTTCAGGCATTCGCAGTCGGCGACTTGCTTTCGAATGATGATCGCGAACGGTTCACGAATTGGCTTCAAGGAAATGCGACAGGAGATACGCTGATTCGCGCGGGCGCACCGAAAGGATGGGAAGTCGGTGATAAGAGTGGGGCCGGAAATTACGGAACGAGAAATGACATTGCAGTTGTTTGGCCGCCAAACAGGGAACCAATCGTTATTTCGATTATGTCCCGTCATGATACGGAAGATGCCAAATATGATGATACGCTAATTGCGCAGGCTGCCAAAGTCGCACTTAACGCCCTAAAGTGAGTTAAACTATAAAAAATAAACAAGAACCTAACCGAAGACCGATTATTCCTTCAAGGAGTAATCGGTTTTAAAGATCATATTCCTTATTGTTTGCCTCTGAAAACGGTTCGGCTGTACTACCTCTATCAAGAATATAGCAATGTAGATTGGACACGATTCTTGATTCTTATTAAGGTTTCTCACCTGTAATAGTATAATTTATTAGTGTAATAATACAGACTTTATAAAAAAAGAGCCATGCTAGACATCTGCACGTCCATTAACCTCTTCATCAGCTAAAACACATGAAAATAGGAAATGAAAGGATGCTAGCTTTGGCTCATATTCGTTTAGGGGAGTTCTGCAAATGACGTTACGCTCCCCTATTTATTAACTTTCAGCAACAGGCTCCATTGATTCTTTTGTGTCTTCTTTTGACGTTTTCATCGGCTTAATAAAGAAAGACAAGATTAAGGCAAAGAGCGCCAGACAAGCAGCGACCATAAAGGCAACCGAGACCCCATGAATCATCGGGTGTGAAAGGTGTTCCTGCACGGCATCTTTTGTGTTGTTCGTCATTACTGTGACGAGTGTTGCCGTTCCAATAGAGGCAGCAACTTGTCGCATCGTATTATTCATGGCCGTTCCGTGTGGAATTAACTGATCCGGAAGCTGGTTCAATCCGGCTGTCATGACCGGCATCATAACAAGAGATATTCCGAACATCCGGATGGCGTAAATGATCATCATGGTCGTGTATGTCGTCGAAGCGGTCATATTGCTGAATAGGAATGTCATGATAGAAACAACTGCCAGACCGATAATGGCCAGTGGTCGTGCCCCGATCTTATCAAAGACTCTCCCAGTAATTGGTGACATAATCCCCATTACAACTGCGCCCGGTAAAAGCAGCAATCCAGACTCGAGTGGTGAGTAACCTCGTGCATTCTGCATATAAAGCGGCAACAGAAGTTCTACGCCAATCATTGATACCATAACAATCATACCGATCAATACGGTTAGCGCAAAAATCTTGTTCTTAAATACCCTGAATTCAAGCATCGGAGTTTGAATGGTTAGCTGTCGCCATATAAATAAGCCAAGTGTGATAACACCGACAATTAAAGCGATGATGACTTCTGTACTGCTCCAGCCGTTGTTACCTGCGCTGCTGAAACCGTATAATAAACTACCAAATCCAAGCGACGACAAGATGATCGACACGATATCAATTTTCGGATAGGTTAACTTAGTGACATTTTTCAATGCAAAGGTTGCAAAAATAATATCAAGCAAAGCAATTGGTAAAATCATATAGAACAGTACTCGCCATGAATGGCTCTCAACAATCCAACCGGAAAGTGTGGGTCCAATTGCGGGAGCAAAAGCGATGACTAATCCTACCATTCCCATGGCCGCACCGCGTTTTTCGACAGGGAAAATAAGTAAAAACACCGTCTGCATTAATGGGATCATAATGCCTGCACCCGCTGCCTGCACAATTCTTGCAATTAACAAGAGCGGAAAACTAGGTGCAAATGCAGCGATCAGTGTCCCGGTCGCAAACAGACTCATAGCCGTAATAAATAGTTGCCTGGTCGAAAACTTTTGGATTAAAAAGGCGGTAACCGGAATCATCACCCCATTCGTTAGCATGAACCCAGTCGTTAGCCATTGAGCCGTATTGGCAGAAACGGATAGATCAGCCATGATTTTGGGTATAGCGGTATTTAACAGCGTCTGATTCAAAATGACAACAAATGCCCCCGCGAGAATCACAGCAATAATGACGGGTTTATTTAAGTTTTGATGAGACGATGACTGTTCATTTGCCATATTGACTCCACTCCTTTTATTTATTTCTCTGATATAAGATTGTTAAATTAATATAATCAAAAATAGTTAAGTGTCCGTTCTTTCTAGACGATGAAATGGCTTTTTATTAATTTGACCAACGGGTTATATTATATATGTTTATGACCAGTCAGTCAAAAAAGAAGTGTTAAAACATTTATTCAATAGTCAATCCATCACTTTGTTAATAAGTGCTATCCAATGATGGAATAAAACAATGATGCCGGATGACACGGCATCACTGTTAATTTATGCTTCACGATCTCTATTTTTGTTCTTTCTTCTTAGTTTACTGAGCGCATCATAAATGATCGGAACGATGACTAATGTCAATAATGTTGAACTTGTCAGACCACCGATGACTGTTATACCAAGGCTCTTACCAATAAATCCGCTGCCTTCAAGCCCTAAAGCTAATGGCAATAGTGCTCCGATGGTAGCAAGAGCGGTCATCAAAATAGGACGCAAACGGATAGTTCCAGCTTCAAGTAGTGCTTCGCGAATGCTCCAACCTTCTTGCTCTTTATGAATGACACGGTCAATCAATACAATCGCGTTGGTGACAACAATACCTATGAGCATGAGCGCACCGATCATTGCGGAAACACCCAACGGTTCACCGCTGATCAACAGGCCGATAAGTGCACCAATGATTGTAAACGGCAGGGAAAACAAAATGGCAAACGGTGCGAGTGCCCCACCAAATGTGATGACAAGAACAAGGTATACAATTGCTATGGCTGCGAGCATAGCGAGGCCGAGCTGTGTAAACGATTCTTGAATATCTTGAGTGACGCCGCCCATGGAAACTTCAATACCCGAAGGCAGATCCATCTCATCAATGTCGTTCTGCAGACTTTGTGATACGGCTGTTGCGTTATCGGTTGTCAGCTTGCCACTCACCGATACGTAGGTTGAACCGTTCCGGCGCGTAATGGTATCAGATGTTTCTCCTTTGTTTACATCCGTGACATCTTCGACCTTCACTGTTTTTCCGACAGGCGTTTGAATGTCTGTATTCTTAACATCATTGATGTTCGAATAATTTTTTTCATTGACCTGAAGGTAAACATTGACGCTCTCTCCATCTTTTTGAATGGTTGTCAGCATAGGCCTTTGTTGAGTTTGATTTAATGACTGGCTGATTTGCCCAGCTGTTAGCCCTAGTTCACTCAGTTTTTTCTGATTGGCAACAAGGGTGTACTCATCATAAGTTTCAGACATACTTGAACCGACATCTTTCAGGTTGTCCTGATCTTGCATAACTTTTTCGATATCTTGGACGACCGGTTTGATCGCATCCATGGAATCCCCTTTGACGAGGAGTTGGATTTGATTACTTCCACCTGTCGATGTGAAATTTTGGGATGCCCATTCGCCTTTGTTTGTTTGTGATTTCAGATCTTTAATAACCTGCTCTTTTTCCTCATTGAAGTTTTCAGTATCATCTTCATATTGAACAAAGAACATTGCTTGGTTCGAAGCCCCTGGATTCATCGGGTTTTCCCCGCCAAGAGAGTATTGAATGGTTTGGACATTTTCACGGTCTTCCAGATACGTTTCTGCATCAGCCGCACGCTTCTTGACACTATCCAACGTTTGACCGGGTTCTGGTTTATAAGTAGCAATCATCATTTTCTGCTCTTGAGAAGGTAAAAAACTGACACCAATAGCTGGTACAAGCGCCAAGCTTCCAATTAAAAGCAGAACAGCCAGGCCTGACGTGATGATCTTATGATTTAATGTCCAGTTCAGGATGCGTTTGTATCCCCGTGCCATTCTCCCGGGCCCTTCATTATGCGTCGTCGTTTCCTTTTTAGAAGGGGGACCTTGCTTCATAAAACTGTGTGCTAAAACGGGTACTACAGTCACAGCTACCAATAAGGAAGACAATAACGCAAGAACAACAGTTAATGCGAACGGCATGAATAGTTGACCCACCATGCCGCTGACAAGCCCCATTGGCAAAAATACAGCAATCGTGACGATGGTTGAAGAAGCAATCGGACGAAACATTTCCTTCGTCGCTTCACGTATTAGCGCTCGACCTTTAAGTTGTTCACCCTCTAAAGCCATTCTGCGATAGATATTCTCTATAACAACGATAGAGTCATCAACGACACGCCCAATGGCTATTGTCATGGCCCCAAGCGTCATAATATTCAAGGTAATATCCATTTGGTTTAACAGCAATAACGCCATAAGTAATGATAATGGAATGGATACTACAGAAATGAGCGTGGTTTTCACGTTTCTCAGGAACATGAAAATGATAATCATAGCGAACAAAGCGCCAAATATTGCTTTGCTCAGCATAGTATTAACAGAATTCTCGATTGGTTCTCCTTGATCAAAAGACGAGATCATGTTAATCCCATCAATGTCTTTTTCCAAATCGTTCATTTGCTCCTTTACACGGTTAACGACATCGACCGTGTTGGCGTCAGCTGTTTTGACGACTTGTATGCTGATGGATTTCTTCCCATTAGTTCTTGAGATAGATTCGGCTTTGCCCACCATTTTAATATTGGCGATTTCTTGAAGCTCCACCGTCGGGATGTTCGCTGTCTTCTGTGCAGCCCCCTGATTCCGACTTTCCTGTACTTGCGAACCGCTGTCATTTTGTTTCTGCGGTATCCCTTGGCTTTGAGTTGATGGTTCTGACGAAGGTGTGACAGGAATTTGCAATTGCCTTAAGTCTTTAAGTGTTGTAATGTTACCATCAACGACGATTGATTTCTTTGTATCATCGAATGTATATAAACCGAGTGGCACCTTGACATCGGATCCTTTGATCAATTGCTTGATCGTATCCTTTTGAAGACCTAACGATGCCATTTTATCTTGGTCAAATGTCAGCTGGACTTCATTTGCTTGCTGCCCCGCAACTTTAACAGAAGACACGCCTTGAAGTCCTTCAAATGAAGGGGCAATGTCATCTTCCACTTTATTTGTTAATTGTTCCAAAGATTGGTTCTCGCCTGTAACACTTAATGTAATGACAGGGAGACTGTTCATGCTTAACCGGGAAACCTCCGGATCTTGAACATTGGTCGGAAAACTGACCTTAGATACCGCCTCTGTCACTTCTTCTTCCGCTTTATCCATTTTCTTATCAAAATGATATTGAATTTGAACGGAAGACGTGTTTTGGTAAGAAGATGAACTCACGATATCAACGCCATTCAAATTCTGTACCGATTTTTCGATCGGTTTCGTAACCTTATCCGTCACTTCTTCAGGTGTGGAACCTGGATAGGGCGTTGTGACAGTCACAACCGGAGTATTGATATTCGGTATGGTCTCCATTTTCATATTAAGGCCTGCATATAAACCTGCGGCCGCTATGATAATCGTCATCAACCAAAGAGCAAACTTATTCTTTAATGTAAAGTTGATTAACTTGTTCAATGGAATCCCCTCCTTTTTTCTATAATTGACGTGTGAAATTGAACAATCTAAAATATAAATGACTGGTCGGTCACTTGTCAAGATGGTCAATCATGTTTAAAAAAGATGATGAATTTGTTTATAATACAAAGGAAAGATCCTTTCTAGGAGGATATAAAATGAAAGAAAAAGAAAAGTTAATTATAGAAGCGGCCATTAAACTATTTGCTAGCAAAGGGTTCACTGCTACCTCAGTTCAGGAGATCGTCCAAGAAAGCGGTATGTCTAAAGGAGCTTTCTACCTATATTTCAAATCAAAAGATGCTTTATTGTTTGCGATTTTCACCTATTATTACGAACGTATTCAAAACAAGATTCAAGATATAGAAAATAAAAATTTACCTTCCCGTGAAAAATTCCAGCAACAGTTGACGGTTTATTTTCATGAAATGAAGGAACATAAAGAATTTATTATCATGCAAGTTAGGGAGCAGGCCATCCCTTTCAATGAAGATATCGCACATTTTATAAAGAATATAAAAGCGAATCACTATATGTTTTATAAGAAAAACCTCCTTGACATTTATGGAGAAC from Tuberibacillus sp. Marseille-P3662 includes the following:
- a CDS encoding DHA2 family efflux MFS transporter permease subunit produces the protein MANEQSSSHQNLNKPVIIAVILAGAFVVILNQTLLNTAIPKIMADLSVSANTAQWLTTGFMLTNGVMIPVTAFLIQKFSTRQLFITAMSLFATGTLIAAFAPSFPLLLIARIVQAAGAGIMIPLMQTVFLLIFPVEKRGAAMGMVGLVIAFAPAIGPTLSGWIVESHSWRVLFYMILPIALLDIIFATFALKNVTKLTYPKIDIVSIILSSLGFGSLLYGFSSAGNNGWSSTEVIIALIVGVITLGLFIWRQLTIQTPMLEFRVFKNKIFALTVLIGMIVMVSMIGVELLLPLYMQNARGYSPLESGLLLLPGAVVMGIMSPITGRVFDKIGARPLAIIGLAVVSIMTFLFSNMTASTTYTTMMIIYAIRMFGISLVMMPVMTAGLNQLPDQLIPHGTAMNNTMRQVAASIGTATLVTVMTNNTKDAVQEHLSHPMIHGVSVAFMVAACLALFALILSFFIKPMKTSKEDTKESMEPVAES
- a CDS encoding efflux RND transporter permease subunit — its product is MNKLINFTLKNKFALWLMTIIIAAAGLYAGLNMKMETIPNINTPVVTVTTPYPGSTPEEVTDKVTKPIEKSVQNLNGVDIVSSSSYQNTSSVQIQYHFDKKMDKAEEEVTEAVSKVSFPTNVQDPEVSRLSMNSLPVITLSVTGENQSLEQLTNKVEDDIAPSFEGLQGVSSVKVAGQQANEVQLTFDQDKMASLGLQKDTIKQLIKGSDVKVPLGLYTFDDTKKSIVVDGNITTLKDLRQLQIPVTPSSEPSTQSQGIPQKQNDSGSQVQESRNQGAAQKTANIPTVELQEIANIKMVGKAESISRTNGKKSISIQVVKTADANTVDVVNRVKEQMNDLEKDIDGINMISSFDQGEPIENSVNTMLSKAIFGALFAMIIIFMFLRNVKTTLISVVSIPLSLLMALLLLNQMDITLNIMTLGAMTIAIGRVVDDSIVVIENIYRRMALEGEQLKGRALIREATKEMFRPIASSTIVTIAVFLPMGLVSGMVGQLFMPFALTVVLALLSSLLVAVTVVPVLAHSFMKQGPPSKKETTTHNEGPGRMARGYKRILNWTLNHKIITSGLAVLLLIGSLALVPAIGVSFLPSQEQKMMIATYKPEPGQTLDSVKKRAADAETYLEDRENVQTIQYSLGGENPMNPGASNQAMFFVQYEDDTENFNEEKEQVIKDLKSQTNKGEWASQNFTSTGGSNQIQLLVKGDSMDAIKPVVQDIEKVMQDQDNLKDVGSSMSETYDEYTLVANQKKLSELGLTAGQISQSLNQTQQRPMLTTIQKDGESVNVYLQVNEKNYSNINDVKNTDIQTPVGKTVKVEDVTDVNKGETSDTITRRNGSTYVSVSGKLTTDNATAVSQSLQNDIDEMDLPSGIEVSMGGVTQDIQESFTQLGLAMLAAIAIVYLVLVITFGGALAPFAILFSLPFTIIGALIGLLISGEPLGVSAMIGALMLIGIVVTNAIVLIDRVIHKEQEGWSIREALLEAGTIRLRPILMTALATIGALLPLALGLEGSGFIGKSLGITVIGGLTSSTLLTLVIVPIIYDALSKLRRKNKNRDREA
- the bla gene encoding class A beta-lactamase, whose protein sequence is MRKFTLFVSLFALITLAACTDSTNSTNVSSEEENEVGQTTKTDEKFDQIENEFNARLSVYAIDTGSNQTIEYRPDERFAFASTYKALAAAIVLQQNTMEELKEVITYTKDDLVPYSPITKKHVDTGMALLKLAEAAVRSSDNTAGNLLLKALGGPDGFEQALRQIGDNVTQADRYEPNLNEFTPGDTRDTSTPKVLATDLQAFAVGDLLSNDDRERFTNWLQGNATGDTLIRAGAPKGWEVGDKSGAGNYGTRNDIAVVWPPNREPIVISIMSRHDTEDAKYDDTLIAQAAKVALNALK